In Thermococcus sp. JdF3, a genomic segment contains:
- a CDS encoding endonuclease V: MVTELQKKLERIAAAQVKLAGRVVERTVDSGSVRVVGAVDVSYRKNLARAALVLCTFPDCEVLGSKTAVVDVTFPYIPTYFFLRETRPVLMVLQGEEFDVLLVEGHGRAHPRGYGLASHIGLLVGRPTIGVAKGPLRGAPEGSFRRMGKAYVSVGHLIDLESAVRIIEPLLEGGYPKPLRLADRLSKRETL, encoded by the coding sequence GTGGTTACCGAATTGCAGAAAAAACTCGAGCGGATCGCCGCGGCCCAGGTGAAACTAGCCGGAAGGGTCGTGGAGAGAACCGTTGATTCCGGCAGTGTACGGGTCGTCGGCGCCGTGGACGTGTCGTACAGGAAAAACCTGGCAAGGGCAGCCCTGGTTCTCTGCACCTTCCCGGACTGCGAGGTTCTGGGATCAAAAACGGCCGTGGTTGATGTCACGTTCCCGTACATTCCCACATATTTTTTCCTGAGAGAAACCAGGCCGGTTCTCATGGTGCTCCAGGGTGAGGAATTCGATGTTCTCCTCGTCGAAGGACACGGAAGGGCGCACCCGCGTGGCTACGGACTGGCCTCCCACATCGGTCTGCTGGTCGGACGGCCAACCATAGGCGTTGCCAAGGGGCCCCTGAGGGGTGCGCCGGAAGGCTCATTCAGACGGATGGGAAAAGCTTATGTAAGCGTCGGCCATTTAATCGACTTGGAATCCGCGGTGAGAATCATCGAGCCGCTGCTTGAGGGGGGTTATCCCAAACCGCTCAGGCTCGCCGACAGACTGTCGAAGAGGGAAACGCTATGA
- a CDS encoding PRC-barrel domain-containing protein → MVMRLSKLYGKQIYNTKGYYVGYVDEILIDVDRGQGKVLALGLPGEKVGVPYNRVTAIGDIILVKAKEE, encoded by the coding sequence ATGGTGATGCGCCTCTCAAAGCTCTACGGAAAGCAGATATACAACACCAAGGGCTACTACGTCGGCTACGTCGACGAGATTCTGATCGATGTTGACAGGGGCCAGGGAAAGGTGCTGGCCCTTGGACTGCCGGGTGAAAAGGTCGGCGTGCCCTACAACAGGGTTACCGCGATAGGTGATATAATACTCGTAAAGGCAAAAGAAGAGTGA
- a CDS encoding DHH family phosphoesterase, with the protein MRVLVLGGGAIGRAIAESLRGEFEVAVIEKDEIRAKALEESGFHVINGDFSYTATLLKAGVDKAELVIITTMNVDVIRKTVYVIRTNNKDVPIVTVLPDDVGLDDLVSQINEEYEAEVKVDYAVTPRNALKDALIRTVERIGERKNANLLVRKLKELRNQADSLLIVMHDNPDPDAIASATALSVIAQTLGFKTQIVYGGEIAHHENRAFVNLLGIDLRKVSRGSYELKRYPFIALVDCQPNGNLTTLDQSDYKKIKILIDHHQILQHLQELIPEDAFLDIRPDVHSSAAILAEYLRMLNISLSPLMATALFYGIYIDTKKFSKLSHIDLKAIEFLAGKVDYELLDKIEHPDISTETAEILAKAIMNRRIYKNVVVSNVGFITNRDAIAESADFLLRLEGITTVLVFGIVDDRIEISARTRDVRVNIGAVLREAFGDIGSGGGHSQSGGARIPLGIFKLAKDKGSLLRLAEEAITEKFLEALKVKEG; encoded by the coding sequence ATGCGGGTGCTGGTACTGGGAGGCGGGGCAATCGGCCGCGCGATAGCCGAGTCACTCAGGGGAGAGTTTGAGGTGGCTGTGATAGAGAAGGATGAGATCCGCGCCAAGGCCCTCGAGGAGAGCGGTTTCCATGTCATCAATGGGGACTTCTCATACACCGCCACCCTCCTGAAGGCCGGCGTCGACAAAGCCGAACTCGTCATAATCACCACCATGAACGTTGATGTAATCAGAAAAACCGTCTACGTGATAAGGACCAACAACAAAGACGTGCCTATCGTTACGGTTCTTCCCGATGATGTTGGCCTCGATGACCTCGTTTCCCAGATAAACGAGGAGTACGAGGCGGAGGTTAAGGTCGACTACGCCGTCACGCCCAGGAACGCCTTGAAGGATGCCCTCATCAGGACGGTCGAGAGGATCGGCGAGCGGAAAAACGCTAACCTCCTCGTCAGGAAGCTCAAGGAGCTCCGGAATCAGGCGGATTCCCTCTTGATAGTCATGCACGACAACCCCGACCCGGACGCAATAGCCAGTGCGACCGCCCTGAGCGTCATAGCCCAGACCCTCGGCTTCAAGACCCAGATAGTCTACGGCGGCGAGATAGCCCACCATGAGAACAGGGCCTTCGTGAACCTTCTCGGCATTGATCTCAGGAAGGTCTCCAGGGGTTCCTACGAGCTGAAGCGCTACCCGTTCATAGCCCTCGTGGACTGCCAGCCCAACGGCAACCTCACGACGCTTGATCAGTCCGATTACAAGAAGATAAAGATACTCATCGACCACCACCAGATACTCCAGCACCTTCAGGAGCTCATCCCGGAGGACGCTTTCCTCGACATACGGCCCGATGTTCACTCCTCCGCCGCGATCCTCGCCGAGTACCTCAGAATGCTCAACATCTCCCTGTCCCCCCTCATGGCCACTGCCCTCTTCTACGGCATTTATATCGACACCAAGAAGTTCTCCAAGCTGAGCCACATCGACCTCAAGGCCATCGAGTTCCTGGCAGGCAAGGTGGACTACGAGCTCCTTGACAAGATAGAGCACCCGGACATAAGCACCGAGACGGCGGAGATACTTGCAAAGGCAATAATGAACAGGCGCATCTACAAGAACGTTGTCGTCAGCAACGTGGGATTCATCACCAACCGCGACGCCATAGCGGAGTCAGCCGACTTCCTCCTCCGCCTGGAGGGCATAACCACGGTCCTCGTCTTTGGCATAGTGGACGACAGAATAGAGATTTCCGCCAGGACTCGCGACGTCAGGGTGAACATCGGGGCGGTCCTCAGGGAGGCCTTCGGCGACATAGGCAGCGGCGGCGGCCACTCCCAGTCGGGAGGGGCGAGAATCCCCCTTGGAATCTTCAAGCTCGCCAAGGACAAGGGCTCGCTCCTCAGGCTGGCGGAGGAGGCCATAACGGAGAAGTTCCTGGAGGCGCTAAAAGTTAAAGAAGGCTGA
- a CDS encoding haloacid dehalogenase — protein MELKEIIAEIREVLDEKDSLREEALRLTREIVRMSGDTIKALHRGEVEEAEKRLRLVREKVEELRRKLKDHPDLYHAGYVQSAHQEFVEASLFFAYMTGEDYPSPGRLGVPHADYALGIGDFIGELRRHFLLLLLDGNLEEAERTYRTMEKTYEELMTLEYPKGLVNVRGKQDQARNILERTLEDLMRAKLSRSLEIKLDLAAGALEKREDGANR, from the coding sequence ATGGAGCTGAAGGAAATAATAGCCGAGATTAGGGAGGTTCTCGATGAGAAGGATTCGCTCAGGGAGGAGGCGCTGAGGCTAACGAGGGAGATAGTCCGGATGAGCGGGGATACGATAAAAGCCCTGCACAGGGGGGAGGTTGAGGAGGCGGAGAAACGGCTGAGACTCGTCCGTGAGAAGGTCGAGGAGCTGAGGAGGAAGCTGAAGGACCATCCCGACCTTTACCACGCCGGCTACGTCCAGAGCGCCCACCAGGAGTTCGTTGAGGCCAGCCTGTTCTTCGCGTACATGACCGGGGAGGACTATCCCTCGCCGGGAAGGCTGGGCGTGCCCCACGCCGACTACGCCCTCGGTATTGGGGACTTCATCGGTGAGCTCAGGAGACACTTCCTGCTGCTCCTCCTCGACGGTAACCTCGAAGAGGCGGAGAGAACCTACCGCACCATGGAGAAGACCTACGAGGAGCTGATGACGCTGGAGTATCCAAAGGGGCTCGTGAACGTAAGGGGAAAGCAGGACCAGGCAAGGAACATCCTTGAAAGGACCCTCGAGGACCTCATGAGGGCAAAGCTGAGCAGGAGTCTGGAGATAAAGCTCGACCTCGCGGCAGGGGCGCTGGAAAAACGGGAAGACGGGGCAAACAGATGA
- a CDS encoding DUF120 domain-containing protein produces the protein MKRIKLLILLARRGAIGEKVKVTLRDLGDELGVSPQSVLRLLEDMEEEGFIEKSVEGKKTYVEISPNGLAFLEELCDAISGVLYNGVIIGEVISGIGEGAYYVRQYSRLIEEYLGFKPYPGTLNIRVIFPRTVFDALCGVRPVILPGFVKDGRTFGDVKAYRVRIGDAEGAIVIPSRTVHPPKIAEIVAPIYLREKLNLQDGSKITIKVVKS, from the coding sequence ATGAAGAGGATAAAGTTGCTCATCCTGCTGGCCAGAAGGGGGGCTATTGGAGAGAAGGTCAAGGTGACACTGAGGGATCTGGGCGATGAGCTCGGGGTTTCCCCACAGTCCGTTCTGAGGCTCCTCGAGGACATGGAGGAGGAGGGATTCATAGAAAAGTCCGTCGAGGGGAAGAAAACCTACGTCGAGATAAGCCCCAACGGCCTGGCCTTTCTGGAGGAACTCTGCGATGCCATATCGGGCGTCCTTTACAACGGCGTTATAATCGGCGAGGTCATCTCTGGAATAGGGGAGGGGGCGTATTACGTGAGGCAGTACTCCCGGTTAATCGAGGAGTACCTGGGCTTCAAGCCGTACCCTGGAACGCTGAATATCCGCGTTATCTTCCCAAGGACTGTATTCGATGCCCTCTGCGGCGTCAGGCCGGTCATCCTTCCGGGATTCGTAAAGGATGGGAGGACCTTCGGGGACGTCAAAGCATACCGGGTTAGGATAGGGGACGCCGAGGGTGCAATAGTTATCCCCTCGCGGACGGTCCATCCACCGAAGATAGCGGAAATAGTGGCTCCTATCTACCTCAGGGAGAAGCTGAACCTTCAGGACGGCTCAAAGATAACGATAAAGGTCGTGAAATCATGA